The following proteins are encoded in a genomic region of Oncorhynchus kisutch isolate 150728-3 linkage group LG6, Okis_V2, whole genome shotgun sequence:
- the scimp gene encoding uncharacterized protein scimp isoform X2 — protein sequence MSWLKPQTSEVNHDPIRVSLSSVHSLELRISLTHTILVFSCSNFLVRSLMEPLRDLFWLWVVLGMIFVSMVTGLIFILINKCISKKAAEQYNTNTPSRTTPQYYAQSSKYHLKDLEDDLPPLPPRTQFLTSCPKTESYENLVGLPDYVKVDDNAPPPYHHTETLVCKDNDGIPEDYDDIGADCQIEEDYDDLG from the exons ATGAGTTGGCTGAAGCCTCAGACCTCAGAAGTGAATCATGATCCCATAAGAGTCTCCCTATCTTCTGTACACAGCTTAGAACTAAGAATATCATTGACCCACACAATCCTAGTTTTCAGCTGTTCGAATTTCCTTGTAAG ATCACTCATGGAACCTTTACGGGATCTCTTCTGGCTGTGGGTGGTTCTTGGAATGATTTTTGTTTCCATGGTAACAGGTCTCATCTTCATTCTTATCAACAAGTGTATTTCCAAGAAAG CTGCtgaacaatacaatacaaatacacCAAGTCGCACTACACCTCAGTATTATGCCCA AAGCAGCAAATATCATCTCAAAGATCTGGAGGATGATTTGCCTCCTTTACCACCCAGGACTCAGTTTCTCACATCCTGTCCCA AGACTGAAAGCTATGAGAACCTCGTAGGGCTACCTGACTATGTGAAAGTAGATGACAATGCCCCTCCACCATACCATCACACAGAGACACTGGTGTGTAAGGACAATGACGGCATTCCAGAGGACTACGATGACATCGGAGCAGACTGTCAGATCGAGGAGGACTATGATGATCTGGGATAA
- the scimp gene encoding uncharacterized protein scimp isoform X1: protein MEPLRDLFWLWVVLGMIFVSMVTGLIFILINKCISKKAAEQYNTNTPSRTTPQYYAQSSKYHLKDLEDDLPPLPPRTQFLTSCPKTESYENLVGLPDYVKVDDNAPPPYHHTETLVCKDNDGIPEDYDDIGADCQIEEDYDDLG from the exons ATGGAACCTTTACGGGATCTCTTCTGGCTGTGGGTGGTTCTTGGAATGATTTTTGTTTCCATGGTAACAGGTCTCATCTTCATTCTTATCAACAAGTGTATTTCCAAGAAAG CTGCtgaacaatacaatacaaatacacCAAGTCGCACTACACCTCAGTATTATGCCCA AAGCAGCAAATATCATCTCAAAGATCTGGAGGATGATTTGCCTCCTTTACCACCCAGGACTCAGTTTCTCACATCCTGTCCCA AGACTGAAAGCTATGAGAACCTCGTAGGGCTACCTGACTATGTGAAAGTAGATGACAATGCCCCTCCACCATACCATCACACAGAGACACTGGTGTGTAAGGACAATGACGGCATTCCAGAGGACTACGATGACATCGGAGCAGACTGTCAGATCGAGGAGGACTATGATGATCTGGGATAA